A genomic stretch from Oncorhynchus gorbuscha isolate QuinsamMale2020 ecotype Even-year linkage group LG20, OgorEven_v1.0, whole genome shotgun sequence includes:
- the LOC124007162 gene encoding mesenteric estrogen-dependent adipogenesis protein-like, with protein MTITDVSRCTMEVIEVEEFLRNPPPGFTVEAGYRFVKSDPENCCVFIDDFELSRGGKVVFQHSQGKKITVRNLGDYTRFRKNLTSKKIYILVSACESKPSTDKKAPKNRRVLQQYVVSIDGRNPLIKWEIERGLDRTISSVAGESYRVDIDLCDALRGWAGESFCLLGNREKVTPVWKDTCFTLKYYSDALFDFPHWLGFSKRHFKISYHGR; from the exons ATGACGATCACAGACGTCTCCCGTTGTACGATGGAAGTTATAGAAGTTGAGGAATTCTTGCGGAACCCTCCGCCCGGTTTCACCGTAGAAGCTGGCTACCGATTCGTGAAAAGCGATCCTGAAAACTGCTGCGTGTTCATCGATGACTTCGAGTTATCCAGAGGAGGAAAAGTAGTCTTCCAACACTCGCAGGGAAA GAAAATCACAGTGCGCAATTTGGGAGATTACACTCGCTTCAGGAAGAACCTAACCtcaaaaaagatatatatacTGGTGTCTGCATGTGAAAGTAAACCATCGACAGATAAGAAAGCTCCCAAAAACAGAAGAG TGCTCCAGCAGTATGTGGTGTCCATTGATGGCCGTAACCCTCTGATCAAGTGGGAGATTGAGAGAGGCCTGGACAGGACTATCTCCTCTGTGGCTGGGGAGAGCTACAGGGTCGAC ATTGACCTGTGTGATGCGTTGCGTGGCTGGGCAGGGGAGAGTTTCTGTCTCCTAGGCAACAGAGAGAAGGTCACACCCGTGTGGAAGGATACCTGCTTCACCCTGAAATATTACTCGGATGCCCTCTTCGACTTCCCACACTGGCTCGGGTTCAGTAAACGCCATTTCAAG ATCTCCTACCATGGAAGATGA